The following coding sequences lie in one Chlorocebus sabaeus isolate Y175 chromosome 29, mChlSab1.0.hap1, whole genome shotgun sequence genomic window:
- the SLC22A17 gene encoding solute carrier family 22 member 17 isoform X3 yields MITAPCILFLFYGWPGLFLESARWLIVKRQIEEAQSVLRILAERNRPHGQMLGEEAQEALQDLENTCPLPATSSFSFASLLNYRNIWKNLLILGFTNFIAHAIRHCYQPVGGGGSPSDFYLCSLLASGTAALACVFLGVTVDRFGRRGILLLSMTLTGIASLVLLGLWDYLNEAAITTFSVLGLFSSQAAAILSTLLAAEVIPTTVRGRGLGLIMALGALGGLSGPAQRLHMGHGAFLQHVVLAACALLCILSIMLLPETKRKLLPEVLRDGELCRRPSLLRQPPPTRCDHVPLLATPNPAL; encoded by the exons ATGATCACCGCTCCCTGCATCCTCTTCCTGTTTTATGG CTGGCCTGGTTTGTTCCTGGAGTCCGCACGGTGGCTGATAGTGAAGCGGCAGATCGAGGAGGCTCAATCTGTGCTGAGGATCCTGGCTGAACGAAACCGGCCCCATGGGCAGATGCTGGGGGAGGAGGCCCAGGAGGCCCTGCAGG ACCTGGAGAATACCTGCCCTCTCCCTGCAACATCCTCCTTTTCCTTCGCTTCCCTCCTCAACTACCGCAACATCTGGAAAAATCTGCTTATCCTGGGCTTCACCAA CTTCATTGCCCATGCCATTCGCCACTGCTACCAgcctgtgggaggaggaggaagcccaTCGGACTTCTACCTGTGCTCTCTGCTGGCCAGCGGCACCGCAGCCCTGGCCTGTGTCTTCCTGGGGGTCACCGTGGACCGATTTGGCCGCCGGGGCATCCTTCTTCTCTCCATGACCCTTACCGGCATTGCTTCCCTGGTCCTGCTGGGCCTGTGGGATT ATCTGAACGAGGCTGCCATCACCACGTTCTCCGTCCTTGGGCTCTTCTCCTCCCAAGCTGCCGCCATCCTCAGCACCCTCCTTGCTGCTGAGGTCATCCCCACCACTGTCCG ggGTCGCGGCCTGGGCCTGATCATGGCTCTAGGGGCGCTTGGGGGGCTGAGCGGCCCAGCCCAGCGCCTCCATATGGGCCATGGAGCCTTCCTGCAGCACGTGGTGCTGGCGGCCTGCGCCCTCCTCTGCATTCTCAGCATTATGCTGCTGCCGGAAACCAAGCGCAAGCTCCTGCCGGAGGTGCTCCGGGACGGGGAGCTGTGTCGCCGGCCTTCCCTGCTGCGGCAGCCACCCCCTACCCGCTGTGACCACGTCCCGCTGCTTGCCACCCCTAACCCTGCCCTCTGA